The proteins below are encoded in one region of Mycobacterium shinjukuense:
- a CDS encoding acyl-CoA dehydrogenase family protein, protein MTDTSTDKPARARRNRRGRNTAVGMAPHKRTGIDVALAILTPFVGQEFLDKYHLRDPLNRSLRYGVKTMFSAAGATTRQFKRVQSLRGGPTRLKSSGRDYFDLTPDDDQKLIVETVDEFANEILRPAAHDADEAATYPPDLIAKATELGITAVNIPEDFDGIAEHRSSVTNVLVAEALAYGDMGLALPILAPGGVASALTHWGSADQQATYLKEFAGANVPQACVALAEPQPLFDPTRLQTTAVRTPSGYRLDGVKSLVPAATKAELFIVAAQLGGKPALFIVESATNGLTVKADPSMGIRAAALGQVELSRVSVPLHARLGEDEATDNDYSEAIALARLGWAALAVGTSHAVLDYVIPYVKERHAFGEPIAHRQAVAFMCANIAIELDGLRLITWRGASRAEQGLPFAREAALAKRLGSDKGMQIGLDGVQLLGGHGYTKEHPVERWYRDLRAIGVAEGVVVI, encoded by the coding sequence ATGACCGACACATCCACCGACAAACCCGCCCGCGCACGCCGTAACCGACGAGGCCGCAACACCGCCGTCGGGATGGCGCCACACAAACGAACCGGCATCGACGTCGCATTGGCGATCTTGACCCCGTTCGTCGGCCAGGAGTTCCTGGACAAGTACCACCTGCGCGATCCGCTCAACCGATCCCTGCGTTACGGCGTCAAGACCATGTTCTCCGCCGCGGGCGCCACCACCCGTCAGTTCAAGCGCGTGCAGAGCCTGCGCGGTGGGCCAACTCGGCTGAAGTCCAGCGGCCGGGACTACTTCGACCTGACGCCCGATGACGACCAGAAGCTCATCGTCGAGACCGTCGACGAATTCGCCAACGAGATACTGCGTCCCGCGGCTCACGACGCCGACGAGGCCGCCACCTACCCGCCCGACCTGATCGCCAAGGCCACCGAGCTGGGCATCACCGCCGTCAACATCCCCGAGGATTTCGACGGCATCGCCGAACACCGTTCCAGCGTCACCAACGTCCTGGTTGCCGAGGCGCTGGCCTACGGCGACATGGGGTTGGCGCTGCCGATTCTGGCGCCCGGCGGGGTGGCGTCCGCCCTCACCCATTGGGGCAGCGCCGATCAACAGGCGACCTACCTCAAAGAGTTCGCCGGTGCGAACGTTCCGCAGGCCTGCGTGGCCCTCGCCGAACCGCAACCCTTGTTCGACCCCACCCGGCTGCAAACCACCGCGGTGCGCACCCCCTCGGGATACCGGCTCGACGGCGTCAAATCCTTGGTCCCGGCCGCGACCAAGGCCGAGCTGTTCATCGTCGCCGCCCAACTGGGCGGTAAGCCGGCGCTGTTCATCGTCGAGTCCGCCACCAACGGCCTGACCGTCAAAGCGGACCCGAGCATGGGGATTCGCGCCGCGGCGCTGGGCCAGGTCGAGCTCTCCCGGGTATCGGTGCCGCTGCATGCCCGGCTGGGCGAGGACGAAGCGACCGACAACGACTACTCCGAGGCGATCGCGCTGGCCCGCTTGGGCTGGGCGGCGCTGGCGGTCGGCACCTCGCATGCGGTGCTCGACTACGTCATCCCCTACGTCAAAGAACGCCATGCCTTCGGCGAGCCGATCGCGCACCGTCAAGCCGTGGCGTTCATGTGCGCCAACATCGCGATCGAGCTCGACGGGCTGCGGCTGATCACCTGGCGCGGCGCGTCCCGCGCCGAGCAAGGCCTGCCGTTCGCCCGGGAGGCGGCACTGGCCAAGCGGCTCGGCTCCGACAAGGGCATGCAGATCGGGCTGGACGGCGTGCAACTGCTGGGCGGCCACGGCTACACCAAGGAGCACCCGGTCGAGCGCTGGTATCGCGACCTGCGGGCCATCGGCGTCGCCGAGGGCGTTGTCGTCATCTAG
- the amrS gene encoding AmmeMemoRadiSam system radical SAM enzyme, whose translation MTSPLSRDDPFTVATTHWHRLDDGRIQCDVCPRACKLHEGQRGLCFVRGRIDDQVRLTSYGRCSGFCVDPIEKKPLNHFLPGSAVLSFGTAGCNLACKFCQNWDISKSREIDILASRAAPADIARTADELGCRSVAFTYNDPTIFWEYAADVADACHQRGIKAVAVTAGYMCAAPRAEFYRHIDAANVDLKAFTEDFYRRVCVGHLHDVLDTLVYLRHETKVWLEITTLLIPGRNDSDAEIAAECAWIRDNLGVDVPLHFTAFHPDYKMTDTPPTPPTTLTRARRLGVDAGLQFVYTGNVHDTDGGSTFCPGCGLAVVVRDWYAMRHYALTDDGRCQACDYRLAGVYDGPARHWGRRRLPLVGV comes from the coding sequence ATGACCTCGCCGCTGTCCCGGGACGACCCGTTCACCGTCGCGACCACGCACTGGCACCGCCTCGACGACGGGCGCATCCAGTGCGACGTCTGTCCGCGCGCCTGCAAGCTGCACGAGGGCCAGCGCGGGCTGTGCTTTGTCCGCGGCCGGATCGACGACCAGGTGCGGCTCACCAGCTACGGGCGCTGCAGTGGGTTCTGCGTCGATCCCATCGAGAAGAAGCCGCTTAACCACTTCTTGCCCGGGTCGGCCGTGCTGTCGTTCGGCACCGCGGGGTGCAACCTGGCATGCAAGTTCTGCCAGAACTGGGACATCTCCAAATCCCGTGAGATCGACATCCTGGCCAGCCGGGCCGCCCCCGCCGACATCGCCCGCACCGCAGACGAATTAGGTTGCCGCAGTGTGGCATTCACCTACAATGATCCGACGATCTTCTGGGAGTACGCCGCCGATGTCGCCGACGCCTGCCACCAGCGGGGAATCAAGGCCGTCGCGGTGACGGCCGGATACATGTGTGCCGCACCCCGCGCGGAGTTCTACCGGCACATCGACGCCGCCAACGTCGACCTGAAGGCGTTCACCGAAGACTTCTACCGTCGGGTCTGCGTCGGCCACCTGCACGACGTTCTGGACACGCTGGTCTACCTGCGCCACGAGACGAAGGTGTGGCTGGAGATCACCACCCTGCTGATTCCCGGACGAAACGACAGTGACGCCGAAATCGCCGCCGAATGCGCATGGATCCGCGACAATCTCGGCGTCGACGTGCCCCTGCACTTCACCGCGTTCCACCCGGACTACAAGATGACCGACACGCCGCCGACACCGCCGACCACGCTGACCCGGGCGCGCCGGCTCGGCGTCGATGCGGGCCTGCAGTTCGTCTACACCGGAAACGTCCACGACACCGACGGCGGCAGCACGTTCTGCCCAGGATGCGGGTTGGCGGTGGTCGTTCGCGACTGGTATGCGATGCGGCATTACGCGTTAACCGATGACGGCCGCTGCCAAGCGTGTGACTACCGGCTGGCCGGCGTCTACGACGGCCCGGCACGACATTGGGGCCGGCGACGCCTGCCCCTGGTTGGAGTGTGA
- a CDS encoding acyl-CoA dehydrogenase family protein produces the protein MAINLELPRKLQAVIVKTHQGAAEMMRPIARKYDLKEHAYPVELDTLINLFEGAAESFNFAGADSLGDDDEDKDGNHNGANMAAVVQTMEACWGDVAMMLSLPYQGLGNAAISAVATDEQLQRLGKVWAAMAITEPGFGSDSAAVSTTATLDGDEYVINGEKIFVTAGSRATHIVVWATLDKSKGRAAIKSFIVPREHPGVTVERLEHKLGIKGSDTAVIRFDNARIPKENLLGNPEIEEGKGFSGVMETFDNTRPIVAAMAVGIGRAALEEIRTILTRAGVEISYDRPAHAQSAAAAEFLRMEADWEASYLLSLRAAWQADNNIPNSKEASMSKAKAGRMASDVTCKTVELAGTAGYSEQSLLEKWARDSKILDIFEGTQQIQQLVVARRLLGLSSAELK, from the coding sequence ATGGCAATCAATCTGGAACTACCACGCAAGCTGCAAGCGGTGATCGTCAAGACCCATCAGGGTGCCGCCGAGATGATGCGGCCGATAGCCCGCAAGTACGACCTGAAGGAACATGCCTACCCGGTCGAACTGGACACCCTGATCAATCTGTTCGAGGGAGCCGCCGAATCGTTCAACTTCGCCGGGGCCGACTCGCTCGGCGACGACGACGAAGACAAAGACGGAAACCACAACGGCGCCAACATGGCCGCGGTGGTCCAGACGATGGAAGCCTGCTGGGGCGACGTCGCGATGATGCTGTCCCTGCCCTATCAAGGACTGGGTAACGCGGCCATTTCCGCGGTCGCCACCGACGAGCAGCTGCAACGCCTGGGCAAGGTGTGGGCGGCGATGGCCATCACCGAGCCGGGGTTCGGGTCGGACTCGGCGGCGGTGTCGACCACCGCCACCCTCGACGGCGACGAGTACGTGATCAACGGCGAGAAGATCTTCGTCACCGCCGGATCCCGCGCCACCCACATCGTGGTGTGGGCGACCCTGGACAAATCGAAGGGCCGCGCGGCGATCAAGTCGTTCATCGTGCCGCGCGAGCATCCCGGCGTCACCGTCGAACGACTCGAACACAAGCTTGGCATCAAGGGTTCGGACACCGCGGTGATCCGGTTCGACAACGCCCGTATTCCCAAGGAAAACCTGCTGGGCAACCCGGAAATCGAAGAAGGCAAGGGCTTTTCCGGGGTGATGGAGACGTTCGACAACACCCGCCCGATCGTCGCCGCCATGGCCGTCGGGATTGGCCGGGCCGCGCTGGAGGAAATCCGCACGATCCTCACCCGTGCCGGGGTGGAGATCTCCTACGACCGGCCGGCGCACGCCCAGAGCGCCGCCGCGGCCGAATTCCTTCGCATGGAGGCCGACTGGGAGGCCAGCTACCTGCTGTCGCTGCGCGCCGCATGGCAGGCCGACAACAACATCCCCAACTCCAAAGAGGCCTCGATGAGCAAGGCCAAGGCCGGCCGGATGGCCAGCGACGTCACCTGCAAGACCGTCGAATTGGCTGGAACCGCAGGCTATTCCGAGCAGTCCTTGTTGGAGAAGTGGGCTCGCGACTCCAAGATCCTGGACATCTTCGAGGGCACTCAGCAGATCCAGCAACTGGTGGTCGCCCGCCGATTGCTGGGCCTGTCGTCGGCCGAGCTGAAGTAG